A single window of Larus michahellis chromosome 17, bLarMic1.1, whole genome shotgun sequence DNA harbors:
- the APLP2 gene encoding amyloid beta precursor like protein 2 isoform X6: protein MGSALRFPLLLLLGLAGPAATLAGYIEALAANAGTGFAVAEPQIAMFCGKLNMHVNIQTGKWEPDTSGTKSCLGKKEEILQYCQEMYPDLQITNVVEANQPVSIDSWCKRGKKQCKDHTHIVVPYKCLVGEFVSDVLLVPEKCRFFHKERMDVCESHQHWHTVAKEACMTEGMILHSYGMLLPCGVDQFHGTEYVCCPQTKVVDEALSKEEEDEDEDEDYDLYKSEFPTEAGVEDFTGTAVEEDEDEEDEGEEEEDVVEDHDYYYDSYKVDDYNEETPTEPSNDKAVSEKEVSSDMKLPTDDVDVYFETPADDNEHARFQKAKEQLEVRHHNRMDRVKKEWEEAEHQAVNLPKAERQTLIQHFQAMVKSLEKEAASEKQQLVETHLARVEAMLNDRRRIALENYLAALQADPPRPHRILQALKRYVRAENKDRLHTIRHYQHVLAVDPEKAAQMKSQVMTHLHVIEERMNQSLSLLYKVPYVAEEIQDEIDELLQEQRADMDQFTSSISESQVDVRVSSEESEEIPLEGKPFRPFQVKTFPALSESEDPQPDLYHPMKKGSGMTELDGLIGAEEKVINSKNKVDENVIDETLDVKEMIFNAERVGGLVDEPDNDNSLRDDFSFSSSALIGLLVIAVAIATVIVISLVMLRKRQYGTISHGIVEVDPMLTPEERHLSKMQNHGYENPTYKYLEQMQI, encoded by the exons GCACTCGCAGCCAATGCTGGGACCGGGTTTGCAGTGGCAGAGCCTCAAATTGCCATGTTCTGTGGGAAGCTAAATATGCATGTGAATATCCAGACTGGAAAATGGGAACCTGACACTTCTGGGACCAAGAGCTGccttggaaaaaaggaagagattctGCAGTACTGCCAGGAG ATGTATCCAGACCTTCAGATTACGAACGTTGTGGAAGCCAATCAACCTGTCAGCATCGACAGCTGGTGCAAGAGAGGGAAGAAACAGTGCAAGGACCACACTCATATTGTCGTGCCCTACAAGTGCCTGG tgggTGAGTTTGTCAGCGATGTCCTGCTGGTTCCGGAGAAGTGCCGGTTCTTCCACAAGGAGCGGATGGATGTGTGTGAAAGCCATCAGCACTGGCACACTGTGGCAAAAGAG GCCTGCATGACAGAAGGGATGATCCTGCACAGTTatgggatgctgctgccctgtggAGTAGACCAGTTCCATGGAACAGAATACGTGTGTTGTCCTCAGACAAAGGTTGTGGATGAGGCTCTGTccaaagaggaagaggatgaagatgaggatgaagaCTATGACCTTTATAAAAG TGAGTTCCCTACAGAGGCAGGTGTAGAAGACTTCACAGGAACAGCAgtggaggaagatgaggatgaggaagacgaaggtgaagaggaggaggatgtggtAGAAGATCACGATTACTATTATGATAGCTACAAAGTTGACGATTACAACGAAGAGACCCCCACAGAGCCTAGCAACGACAAGGCTGTTTCCGAAAAAGAAGTCAGCAGCGATATGAAAT TGCCAACTGATGATGTGGATGTCTACTTTGAAACCCCAGCTGATGACAACGAACATGCCCGCTTCCAGAAGGCGAAGGAGCAGCTGGAGGTCAGGCACCACAACCGCATGGACCGG GTGAAAAAGGAATGGGAGGAAGCAGAACACCAAGCTGTAAATCTCCCCAAGGCAGAGAGGCAGACTCTCATTCAG cactTCCAGGCGATGGTTAAATCTCTGGAGAAAGAGGCAGCaagtgagaagcagcagcttgtgGAAACACACCTGGCTCGCGTGGAAGCTATGTTGAATGATCGCCGTCGGATTGCTCTGGAGAACTACCTGGCTGCCCTGCAGGCTGACCCGCCGCGG ccccaccgCATCCTGCAAGCTCTGAAGCGCTATGTTCGTGCTGAGAACAAGGACCGTCTGCACACCATCCGTCATTACCAGCACGTCCTGGCAGTTGACCCAGAAAAGGCTGCACAGATGAAATCTCAG GTGATGACACATCTCCATGTGATTGAGGAGCGGATGAATCAAAGCTTGTCTCTGCTCTATAAGGTGCCATATGTGGCTGAAGAAATCCAGGATGAGATTG atgagctgcttcAGGAGCAACGTGCAGACATGGATCAGTTCACATCCTCCATTTCTGAATCCCAGGTGGATGTCAGAGTGAGCTCCGAGGAGAGCGAAGAAATTCCCCTGGAGGGCAAACCTTTCCGTCCGTTCCAGGTGAAAACCTTCCCAGCCTTGTCTGAAAGCGAAG ATCCTCAGCCGGATTTGTACCATCCAATGAAAAAAG GTTCGGGCATGACTGAGTTGGATGGGCTGATCGGCGCTGAAGAAAAAGTGATTAACAGCAAGAACAAAGTGGATGAAAAT GTAATTGATGAAACCCTTGATGTGAAGGAGATGATTTTCAATGCGGAGCGTGTCGGTGGGCTGGTGGACGAGCCG gATAACGACAACTCCCTTCGCGACGACTTCAGTTTCAGCAGCAGCGCCCTTATTGGTCTGTTGGTGATTGCTGTTGCCATAGCTACCGTTATAGTCATCAGCTTGGTGATGCTGAGGAAGAGGCAGTATGGGACCATCAGCCATGGAATTGTGGAG GTTGACCCGATGCTTACCCCAGAAGAGCGGCATCTGAGCAAGATGCAAAACCATGGCTACGAGAACCCCACTTACAAATACCTGGAGCAGATGCAGATATAA
- the APLP2 gene encoding amyloid beta precursor like protein 2 isoform X5, which yields MGSALRFPLLLLLGLAGPAATLAGYIEALAANAGTGFAVAEPQIAMFCGKLNMHVNIQTGKWEPDTSGTKSCLGKKEEILQYCQEMYPDLQITNVVEANQPVSIDSWCKRGKKQCKDHTHIVVPYKCLVGEFVSDVLLVPEKCRFFHKERMDVCESHQHWHTVAKEACMTEGMILHSYGMLLPCGVDQFHGTEYVCCPQTKVVDEALSKEEEDEDEDEDYDLYKSEFPTEAGVEDFTGTAVEEDEDEEDEGEEEEDVVEDHDYYYDSYKVDDYNEETPTEPSNDKAVSEKEVSSDMKLPTDDVDVYFETPADDNEHARFQKAKEQLEVRHHNRMDRVKKEWEEAEHQAVNLPKAERQTLIQHFQAMVKSLEKEAASEKQQLVETHLARVEAMLNDRRRIALENYLAALQADPPRPHRILQALKRYVRAENKDRLHTIRHYQHVLAVDPEKAAQMKSQVMTHLHVIEERMNQSLSLLYKVPYVAEEIQDEIDELLQEQRADMDQFTSSISESQVDVRVSSEESEEIPLEGKPFRPFQVKTFPALSESEDPQPDLYHPMKKGSGMTELDGLIGAEEKVINSKNKVDENVVIDETLDVKEMIFNAERVGGLVDEPDNDNSLRDDFSFSSSALIGLLVIAVAIATVIVISLVMLRKRQYGTISHGIVEVDPMLTPEERHLSKMQNHGYENPTYKYLEQMQI from the exons GCACTCGCAGCCAATGCTGGGACCGGGTTTGCAGTGGCAGAGCCTCAAATTGCCATGTTCTGTGGGAAGCTAAATATGCATGTGAATATCCAGACTGGAAAATGGGAACCTGACACTTCTGGGACCAAGAGCTGccttggaaaaaaggaagagattctGCAGTACTGCCAGGAG ATGTATCCAGACCTTCAGATTACGAACGTTGTGGAAGCCAATCAACCTGTCAGCATCGACAGCTGGTGCAAGAGAGGGAAGAAACAGTGCAAGGACCACACTCATATTGTCGTGCCCTACAAGTGCCTGG tgggTGAGTTTGTCAGCGATGTCCTGCTGGTTCCGGAGAAGTGCCGGTTCTTCCACAAGGAGCGGATGGATGTGTGTGAAAGCCATCAGCACTGGCACACTGTGGCAAAAGAG GCCTGCATGACAGAAGGGATGATCCTGCACAGTTatgggatgctgctgccctgtggAGTAGACCAGTTCCATGGAACAGAATACGTGTGTTGTCCTCAGACAAAGGTTGTGGATGAGGCTCTGTccaaagaggaagaggatgaagatgaggatgaagaCTATGACCTTTATAAAAG TGAGTTCCCTACAGAGGCAGGTGTAGAAGACTTCACAGGAACAGCAgtggaggaagatgaggatgaggaagacgaaggtgaagaggaggaggatgtggtAGAAGATCACGATTACTATTATGATAGCTACAAAGTTGACGATTACAACGAAGAGACCCCCACAGAGCCTAGCAACGACAAGGCTGTTTCCGAAAAAGAAGTCAGCAGCGATATGAAAT TGCCAACTGATGATGTGGATGTCTACTTTGAAACCCCAGCTGATGACAACGAACATGCCCGCTTCCAGAAGGCGAAGGAGCAGCTGGAGGTCAGGCACCACAACCGCATGGACCGG GTGAAAAAGGAATGGGAGGAAGCAGAACACCAAGCTGTAAATCTCCCCAAGGCAGAGAGGCAGACTCTCATTCAG cactTCCAGGCGATGGTTAAATCTCTGGAGAAAGAGGCAGCaagtgagaagcagcagcttgtgGAAACACACCTGGCTCGCGTGGAAGCTATGTTGAATGATCGCCGTCGGATTGCTCTGGAGAACTACCTGGCTGCCCTGCAGGCTGACCCGCCGCGG ccccaccgCATCCTGCAAGCTCTGAAGCGCTATGTTCGTGCTGAGAACAAGGACCGTCTGCACACCATCCGTCATTACCAGCACGTCCTGGCAGTTGACCCAGAAAAGGCTGCACAGATGAAATCTCAG GTGATGACACATCTCCATGTGATTGAGGAGCGGATGAATCAAAGCTTGTCTCTGCTCTATAAGGTGCCATATGTGGCTGAAGAAATCCAGGATGAGATTG atgagctgcttcAGGAGCAACGTGCAGACATGGATCAGTTCACATCCTCCATTTCTGAATCCCAGGTGGATGTCAGAGTGAGCTCCGAGGAGAGCGAAGAAATTCCCCTGGAGGGCAAACCTTTCCGTCCGTTCCAGGTGAAAACCTTCCCAGCCTTGTCTGAAAGCGAAG ATCCTCAGCCGGATTTGTACCATCCAATGAAAAAAG GTTCGGGCATGACTGAGTTGGATGGGCTGATCGGCGCTGAAGAAAAAGTGATTAACAGCAAGAACAAAGTGGATGAAAATGTG GTAATTGATGAAACCCTTGATGTGAAGGAGATGATTTTCAATGCGGAGCGTGTCGGTGGGCTGGTGGACGAGCCG gATAACGACAACTCCCTTCGCGACGACTTCAGTTTCAGCAGCAGCGCCCTTATTGGTCTGTTGGTGATTGCTGTTGCCATAGCTACCGTTATAGTCATCAGCTTGGTGATGCTGAGGAAGAGGCAGTATGGGACCATCAGCCATGGAATTGTGGAG GTTGACCCGATGCTTACCCCAGAAGAGCGGCATCTGAGCAAGATGCAAAACCATGGCTACGAGAACCCCACTTACAAATACCTGGAGCAGATGCAGATATAA
- the APLP2 gene encoding amyloid beta precursor like protein 2 isoform X7, producing the protein MGSALRFPLLLLLGLAGPAATLAGYIEALAANAGTGFAVAEPQIAMFCGKLNMHVNIQTGKWEPDTSGTKSCLGKKEEILQYCQEMYPDLQITNVVEANQPVSIDSWCKRGKKQCKDHTHIVVPYKCLVGEFVSDVLLVPEKCRFFHKERMDVCESHQHWHTVAKEACMTEGMILHSYGMLLPCGVDQFHGTEYVCCPQTKVVDEALSKEEEDEDEDEDYDLYKSEFPTEAGVEDFTGTAVEEDEDEEDEGEEEEDVVEDHDYYYDSYKVDDYNEETPTEPSNDKAVSEKEVSSDMKLPTDDVDVYFETPADDNEHARFQKAKEQLEVRHHNRMDRVKKEWEEAEHQAVNLPKAERQTLIQHFQAMVKSLEKEAASEKQQLVETHLARVEAMLNDRRRIALENYLAALQADPPRPHRILQALKRYVRAENKDRLHTIRHYQHVLAVDPEKAAQMKSQVMTHLHVIEERMNQSLSLLYKVPYVAEEIQDEIDELLQEQRADMDQFTSSISESQVDVRVSSEESEEIPLEGKPFRPFQVKTFPALSESEGSGMTELDGLIGAEEKVINSKNKVDENVVIDETLDVKEMIFNAERVGGLVDEPDNDNSLRDDFSFSSSALIGLLVIAVAIATVIVISLVMLRKRQYGTISHGIVEVDPMLTPEERHLSKMQNHGYENPTYKYLEQMQI; encoded by the exons GCACTCGCAGCCAATGCTGGGACCGGGTTTGCAGTGGCAGAGCCTCAAATTGCCATGTTCTGTGGGAAGCTAAATATGCATGTGAATATCCAGACTGGAAAATGGGAACCTGACACTTCTGGGACCAAGAGCTGccttggaaaaaaggaagagattctGCAGTACTGCCAGGAG ATGTATCCAGACCTTCAGATTACGAACGTTGTGGAAGCCAATCAACCTGTCAGCATCGACAGCTGGTGCAAGAGAGGGAAGAAACAGTGCAAGGACCACACTCATATTGTCGTGCCCTACAAGTGCCTGG tgggTGAGTTTGTCAGCGATGTCCTGCTGGTTCCGGAGAAGTGCCGGTTCTTCCACAAGGAGCGGATGGATGTGTGTGAAAGCCATCAGCACTGGCACACTGTGGCAAAAGAG GCCTGCATGACAGAAGGGATGATCCTGCACAGTTatgggatgctgctgccctgtggAGTAGACCAGTTCCATGGAACAGAATACGTGTGTTGTCCTCAGACAAAGGTTGTGGATGAGGCTCTGTccaaagaggaagaggatgaagatgaggatgaagaCTATGACCTTTATAAAAG TGAGTTCCCTACAGAGGCAGGTGTAGAAGACTTCACAGGAACAGCAgtggaggaagatgaggatgaggaagacgaaggtgaagaggaggaggatgtggtAGAAGATCACGATTACTATTATGATAGCTACAAAGTTGACGATTACAACGAAGAGACCCCCACAGAGCCTAGCAACGACAAGGCTGTTTCCGAAAAAGAAGTCAGCAGCGATATGAAAT TGCCAACTGATGATGTGGATGTCTACTTTGAAACCCCAGCTGATGACAACGAACATGCCCGCTTCCAGAAGGCGAAGGAGCAGCTGGAGGTCAGGCACCACAACCGCATGGACCGG GTGAAAAAGGAATGGGAGGAAGCAGAACACCAAGCTGTAAATCTCCCCAAGGCAGAGAGGCAGACTCTCATTCAG cactTCCAGGCGATGGTTAAATCTCTGGAGAAAGAGGCAGCaagtgagaagcagcagcttgtgGAAACACACCTGGCTCGCGTGGAAGCTATGTTGAATGATCGCCGTCGGATTGCTCTGGAGAACTACCTGGCTGCCCTGCAGGCTGACCCGCCGCGG ccccaccgCATCCTGCAAGCTCTGAAGCGCTATGTTCGTGCTGAGAACAAGGACCGTCTGCACACCATCCGTCATTACCAGCACGTCCTGGCAGTTGACCCAGAAAAGGCTGCACAGATGAAATCTCAG GTGATGACACATCTCCATGTGATTGAGGAGCGGATGAATCAAAGCTTGTCTCTGCTCTATAAGGTGCCATATGTGGCTGAAGAAATCCAGGATGAGATTG atgagctgcttcAGGAGCAACGTGCAGACATGGATCAGTTCACATCCTCCATTTCTGAATCCCAGGTGGATGTCAGAGTGAGCTCCGAGGAGAGCGAAGAAATTCCCCTGGAGGGCAAACCTTTCCGTCCGTTCCAGGTGAAAACCTTCCCAGCCTTGTCTGAAAGCGAAG GTTCGGGCATGACTGAGTTGGATGGGCTGATCGGCGCTGAAGAAAAAGTGATTAACAGCAAGAACAAAGTGGATGAAAATGTG GTAATTGATGAAACCCTTGATGTGAAGGAGATGATTTTCAATGCGGAGCGTGTCGGTGGGCTGGTGGACGAGCCG gATAACGACAACTCCCTTCGCGACGACTTCAGTTTCAGCAGCAGCGCCCTTATTGGTCTGTTGGTGATTGCTGTTGCCATAGCTACCGTTATAGTCATCAGCTTGGTGATGCTGAGGAAGAGGCAGTATGGGACCATCAGCCATGGAATTGTGGAG GTTGACCCGATGCTTACCCCAGAAGAGCGGCATCTGAGCAAGATGCAAAACCATGGCTACGAGAACCCCACTTACAAATACCTGGAGCAGATGCAGATATAA
- the APLP2 gene encoding amyloid beta precursor like protein 2 isoform X4, whose translation MGSALRFPLLLLLGLAGPAATLAGYIEALAANAGTGFAVAEPQIAMFCGKLNMHVNIQTGKWEPDTSGTKSCLGKKEEILQYCQEMYPDLQITNVVEANQPVSIDSWCKRGKKQCKDHTHIVVPYKCLVGEFVSDVLLVPEKCRFFHKERMDVCESHQHWHTVAKEACMTEGMILHSYGMLLPCGVDQFHGTEYVCCPQTKVVDEALSKEEEDEDEDEDYDLYKSEFPTEAGVEDFTGTAVEEDEDEEDEGEEEEDVVEDHDYYYDSYKVDDYNEETPTEPSNDKAVSEKEVSSDMKSVCSQEAMTGPCRAVVPRWYFDPNKRKCIRFIYGGCGGNRNNFESEEYCMAVCKKMMPTDDVDVYFETPADDNEHARFQKAKEQLEVRHHNRMDRVKKEWEEAEHQAVNLPKAERQTLIQHFQAMVKSLEKEAASEKQQLVETHLARVEAMLNDRRRIALENYLAALQADPPRPHRILQALKRYVRAENKDRLHTIRHYQHVLAVDPEKAAQMKSQVMTHLHVIEERMNQSLSLLYKVPYVAEEIQDEIDELLQEQRADMDQFTSSISESQVDVRVSSEESEEIPLEGKPFRPFQVKTFPALSESEGSGMTELDGLIGAEEKVINSKNKVDENVIDETLDVKEMIFNAERVGGLVDEPDNDNSLRDDFSFSSSALIGLLVIAVAIATVIVISLVMLRKRQYGTISHGIVEVDPMLTPEERHLSKMQNHGYENPTYKYLEQMQI comes from the exons GCACTCGCAGCCAATGCTGGGACCGGGTTTGCAGTGGCAGAGCCTCAAATTGCCATGTTCTGTGGGAAGCTAAATATGCATGTGAATATCCAGACTGGAAAATGGGAACCTGACACTTCTGGGACCAAGAGCTGccttggaaaaaaggaagagattctGCAGTACTGCCAGGAG ATGTATCCAGACCTTCAGATTACGAACGTTGTGGAAGCCAATCAACCTGTCAGCATCGACAGCTGGTGCAAGAGAGGGAAGAAACAGTGCAAGGACCACACTCATATTGTCGTGCCCTACAAGTGCCTGG tgggTGAGTTTGTCAGCGATGTCCTGCTGGTTCCGGAGAAGTGCCGGTTCTTCCACAAGGAGCGGATGGATGTGTGTGAAAGCCATCAGCACTGGCACACTGTGGCAAAAGAG GCCTGCATGACAGAAGGGATGATCCTGCACAGTTatgggatgctgctgccctgtggAGTAGACCAGTTCCATGGAACAGAATACGTGTGTTGTCCTCAGACAAAGGTTGTGGATGAGGCTCTGTccaaagaggaagaggatgaagatgaggatgaagaCTATGACCTTTATAAAAG TGAGTTCCCTACAGAGGCAGGTGTAGAAGACTTCACAGGAACAGCAgtggaggaagatgaggatgaggaagacgaaggtgaagaggaggaggatgtggtAGAAGATCACGATTACTATTATGATAGCTACAAAGTTGACGATTACAACGAAGAGACCCCCACAGAGCCTAGCAACGACAAGGCTGTTTCCGAAAAAGAAGTCAGCAGCGATATGAAAT CTGTCTGCTCCCAGGAGGCGATGACAGGGCCCTGCCGGGCTGTGGTGCCTCGTTGGTACTTCGACCCTAACAAGAGAAAATGCATTCGCTTTATATATGGAGGCTGCGGAGGCAACAGGAACAATTTTGAGTCAGAGGAGTATTGTATGGCTGTGTGTAAAAAGATGA TGCCAACTGATGATGTGGATGTCTACTTTGAAACCCCAGCTGATGACAACGAACATGCCCGCTTCCAGAAGGCGAAGGAGCAGCTGGAGGTCAGGCACCACAACCGCATGGACCGG GTGAAAAAGGAATGGGAGGAAGCAGAACACCAAGCTGTAAATCTCCCCAAGGCAGAGAGGCAGACTCTCATTCAG cactTCCAGGCGATGGTTAAATCTCTGGAGAAAGAGGCAGCaagtgagaagcagcagcttgtgGAAACACACCTGGCTCGCGTGGAAGCTATGTTGAATGATCGCCGTCGGATTGCTCTGGAGAACTACCTGGCTGCCCTGCAGGCTGACCCGCCGCGG ccccaccgCATCCTGCAAGCTCTGAAGCGCTATGTTCGTGCTGAGAACAAGGACCGTCTGCACACCATCCGTCATTACCAGCACGTCCTGGCAGTTGACCCAGAAAAGGCTGCACAGATGAAATCTCAG GTGATGACACATCTCCATGTGATTGAGGAGCGGATGAATCAAAGCTTGTCTCTGCTCTATAAGGTGCCATATGTGGCTGAAGAAATCCAGGATGAGATTG atgagctgcttcAGGAGCAACGTGCAGACATGGATCAGTTCACATCCTCCATTTCTGAATCCCAGGTGGATGTCAGAGTGAGCTCCGAGGAGAGCGAAGAAATTCCCCTGGAGGGCAAACCTTTCCGTCCGTTCCAGGTGAAAACCTTCCCAGCCTTGTCTGAAAGCGAAG GTTCGGGCATGACTGAGTTGGATGGGCTGATCGGCGCTGAAGAAAAAGTGATTAACAGCAAGAACAAAGTGGATGAAAAT GTAATTGATGAAACCCTTGATGTGAAGGAGATGATTTTCAATGCGGAGCGTGTCGGTGGGCTGGTGGACGAGCCG gATAACGACAACTCCCTTCGCGACGACTTCAGTTTCAGCAGCAGCGCCCTTATTGGTCTGTTGGTGATTGCTGTTGCCATAGCTACCGTTATAGTCATCAGCTTGGTGATGCTGAGGAAGAGGCAGTATGGGACCATCAGCCATGGAATTGTGGAG GTTGACCCGATGCTTACCCCAGAAGAGCGGCATCTGAGCAAGATGCAAAACCATGGCTACGAGAACCCCACTTACAAATACCTGGAGCAGATGCAGATATAA
- the APLP2 gene encoding amyloid beta precursor like protein 2 isoform X3, which yields MGSALRFPLLLLLGLAGPAATLAGYIEALAANAGTGFAVAEPQIAMFCGKLNMHVNIQTGKWEPDTSGTKSCLGKKEEILQYCQEMYPDLQITNVVEANQPVSIDSWCKRGKKQCKDHTHIVVPYKCLVGEFVSDVLLVPEKCRFFHKERMDVCESHQHWHTVAKEACMTEGMILHSYGMLLPCGVDQFHGTEYVCCPQTKVVDEALSKEEEDEDEDEDYDLYKSEFPTEAGVEDFTGTAVEEDEDEEDEGEEEEDVVEDHDYYYDSYKVDDYNEETPTEPSNDKAVSEKEVSSDMKSVCSQEAMTGPCRAVVPRWYFDPNKRKCIRFIYGGCGGNRNNFESEEYCMAVCKKMMPTDDVDVYFETPADDNEHARFQKAKEQLEVRHHNRMDRVKKEWEEAEHQAVNLPKAERQTLIQHFQAMVKSLEKEAASEKQQLVETHLARVEAMLNDRRRIALENYLAALQADPPRPHRILQALKRYVRAENKDRLHTIRHYQHVLAVDPEKAAQMKSQVMTHLHVIEERMNQSLSLLYKVPYVAEEIQDEIDELLQEQRADMDQFTSSISESQVDVRVSSEESEEIPLEGKPFRPFQVKTFPALSESEGSGMTELDGLIGAEEKVINSKNKVDENVVIDETLDVKEMIFNAERVGGLVDEPDNDNSLRDDFSFSSSALIGLLVIAVAIATVIVISLVMLRKRQYGTISHGIVEVDPMLTPEERHLSKMQNHGYENPTYKYLEQMQI from the exons GCACTCGCAGCCAATGCTGGGACCGGGTTTGCAGTGGCAGAGCCTCAAATTGCCATGTTCTGTGGGAAGCTAAATATGCATGTGAATATCCAGACTGGAAAATGGGAACCTGACACTTCTGGGACCAAGAGCTGccttggaaaaaaggaagagattctGCAGTACTGCCAGGAG ATGTATCCAGACCTTCAGATTACGAACGTTGTGGAAGCCAATCAACCTGTCAGCATCGACAGCTGGTGCAAGAGAGGGAAGAAACAGTGCAAGGACCACACTCATATTGTCGTGCCCTACAAGTGCCTGG tgggTGAGTTTGTCAGCGATGTCCTGCTGGTTCCGGAGAAGTGCCGGTTCTTCCACAAGGAGCGGATGGATGTGTGTGAAAGCCATCAGCACTGGCACACTGTGGCAAAAGAG GCCTGCATGACAGAAGGGATGATCCTGCACAGTTatgggatgctgctgccctgtggAGTAGACCAGTTCCATGGAACAGAATACGTGTGTTGTCCTCAGACAAAGGTTGTGGATGAGGCTCTGTccaaagaggaagaggatgaagatgaggatgaagaCTATGACCTTTATAAAAG TGAGTTCCCTACAGAGGCAGGTGTAGAAGACTTCACAGGAACAGCAgtggaggaagatgaggatgaggaagacgaaggtgaagaggaggaggatgtggtAGAAGATCACGATTACTATTATGATAGCTACAAAGTTGACGATTACAACGAAGAGACCCCCACAGAGCCTAGCAACGACAAGGCTGTTTCCGAAAAAGAAGTCAGCAGCGATATGAAAT CTGTCTGCTCCCAGGAGGCGATGACAGGGCCCTGCCGGGCTGTGGTGCCTCGTTGGTACTTCGACCCTAACAAGAGAAAATGCATTCGCTTTATATATGGAGGCTGCGGAGGCAACAGGAACAATTTTGAGTCAGAGGAGTATTGTATGGCTGTGTGTAAAAAGATGA TGCCAACTGATGATGTGGATGTCTACTTTGAAACCCCAGCTGATGACAACGAACATGCCCGCTTCCAGAAGGCGAAGGAGCAGCTGGAGGTCAGGCACCACAACCGCATGGACCGG GTGAAAAAGGAATGGGAGGAAGCAGAACACCAAGCTGTAAATCTCCCCAAGGCAGAGAGGCAGACTCTCATTCAG cactTCCAGGCGATGGTTAAATCTCTGGAGAAAGAGGCAGCaagtgagaagcagcagcttgtgGAAACACACCTGGCTCGCGTGGAAGCTATGTTGAATGATCGCCGTCGGATTGCTCTGGAGAACTACCTGGCTGCCCTGCAGGCTGACCCGCCGCGG ccccaccgCATCCTGCAAGCTCTGAAGCGCTATGTTCGTGCTGAGAACAAGGACCGTCTGCACACCATCCGTCATTACCAGCACGTCCTGGCAGTTGACCCAGAAAAGGCTGCACAGATGAAATCTCAG GTGATGACACATCTCCATGTGATTGAGGAGCGGATGAATCAAAGCTTGTCTCTGCTCTATAAGGTGCCATATGTGGCTGAAGAAATCCAGGATGAGATTG atgagctgcttcAGGAGCAACGTGCAGACATGGATCAGTTCACATCCTCCATTTCTGAATCCCAGGTGGATGTCAGAGTGAGCTCCGAGGAGAGCGAAGAAATTCCCCTGGAGGGCAAACCTTTCCGTCCGTTCCAGGTGAAAACCTTCCCAGCCTTGTCTGAAAGCGAAG GTTCGGGCATGACTGAGTTGGATGGGCTGATCGGCGCTGAAGAAAAAGTGATTAACAGCAAGAACAAAGTGGATGAAAATGTG GTAATTGATGAAACCCTTGATGTGAAGGAGATGATTTTCAATGCGGAGCGTGTCGGTGGGCTGGTGGACGAGCCG gATAACGACAACTCCCTTCGCGACGACTTCAGTTTCAGCAGCAGCGCCCTTATTGGTCTGTTGGTGATTGCTGTTGCCATAGCTACCGTTATAGTCATCAGCTTGGTGATGCTGAGGAAGAGGCAGTATGGGACCATCAGCCATGGAATTGTGGAG GTTGACCCGATGCTTACCCCAGAAGAGCGGCATCTGAGCAAGATGCAAAACCATGGCTACGAGAACCCCACTTACAAATACCTGGAGCAGATGCAGATATAA